One segment of Microbacterium arborescens DNA contains the following:
- a CDS encoding DUF2945 domain-containing protein: protein MAQELSKGDRVSWDTSQGRTHGKIVEKKKKDFQFAGQKFTASAEEPAFIVESEKSGDQAAHKRSALRKLRS from the coding sequence ATGGCTCAGGAACTGTCGAAGGGCGACCGCGTCAGCTGGGATACCTCCCAGGGGCGGACGCACGGGAAGATCGTCGAGAAGAAGAAGAAGGACTTCCAGTTCGCCGGTCAGAAGTTCACGGCATCCGCCGAGGAGCCGGCCTTCATCGTCGAATCGGAGAAGAGCGGCGACCAGGCGGCCCACAAGCGGTCGGCGCTGCGCAAGCTCCGCAGCTGA